CTGTCGTTCCGAAGATCGCTGCTTGGTGACATTAGATTTGGATTTTGCTGATGTGACACGTTTCCCACCTGAACAAACGGCAGGTATTGCTGTGATCCGCGTGCCTCAAAATCCAAGTCTGAGTTTGTTGGAGCAACTGATCCGACAATTTATGACTGCACTTACCCAAACGCAAATAAATCATCAACTTTGGATTATTGAAATCGGTAGGCTGTGCATACATCAAACCGATTAACTTGACAATTTTTGCGTGAACTCCTGTTCTGTCAGAATAGGCACATCAAGTTGAGTTGCACGATCATATTTAGCCCCCGGCGATTCTCCAGCGATTAGATAATCTGTTTTTTGACTAACGCTAGAGCTGACCTTGCCACCCTTTTCTTTAATTTTGTCAGAGGCTTCAGAGCGCGTCATCGTTGAAAGCGAACCGGTTAAAACCACCGTTTTACCGGCAAAAATACTATCAGAGGTTTCTGCAAGTTCGCTTGATTCGGCTGCCCATTGAAGCCCCGCATCTTTCAGCCGTTTCAGGAACTCTTGAACCCTCGGCTGTGAGAAGAAATGGAGGATACTTTCCGCAATTTGTGGTCCGATGCCGTGGATGCTCTCAATATCTTCTAGGCTTGCGTCGGCAAGGGCATCAATTGAGGAAAAGTGGTCAATCAACAATTCGGCGACATTCGCGCCAACGTGGTGAATGCCCAATCCAAACAGTACCTTCGCAACCGGAATGCTGCGACTCCCTTCAATAGCATTTATGAGATTTTCCGCAGATTTCTCCCCCATCCGCTCAAGACTAACTAGATTCCCCTGCTTCAAGGTGTAGAGATCCGCAACATCATGAATCAGCCCAACTCCAACCAGTTGCTCAACGATCGCGGGCCCAAGTCCGTCAATGTTTAGTGCATTCCGTGAGGCAAAATGTTCAATTCGCCGTTTCAGTTGTGCCGAGCAAGCTACATTTACACAACGGATCGCTGCTTCATCTTCTGACCGCTGCACCGACGTTTCGCACACCGGGCAATGATCCGGCAAACGAAAGGCCTTTTCATCACCTTTCCGCTGATCTGTCAATACAGTTATAATTTTCGGAATAACATCTCCCGACCGTTCAAGAAATACTGTATCCCCAACACGAACATCCTTGCGGATAAGTTCCTGCTCGTTATGCAGTGTGGCATGGGTTATTGTCGCACCTGCCAACTGTACAGGGGACAAGATCGCGACGGGCGTCAGGACACCAGTTCGCCCAACCTGTACCTCGATTGCTTCAATCTGTGTTGTTACTTGACGTGCGGGAAATTTACAGGCAATCGCCCAACGCGGACTTTTCGCTGTGGTGCCGAGTGTCTCTTGCTGTTGGAGCGAGTCAACTTTTACAACGATCCCATCGGTATCGTAAGGGACTGTTTCGCGATCGGCAGTCCACTGATGGCAATACGCAATGACAGCTTCGATTGATGAATGTGCTTCGGTATAAGGGTTCATCTTGAACCCCATATCTGCAAGCAGGGCGAGTGCTTCCGTATGCTTTGTAATTTCGATGCCTTCCGCATAACCGAGGCTATAAATAAAAATATCCAACGGACGTGACGCTGTGATGGTGGAATCCAACAAACGCACAGAACCTGCCGCAGCATTTCGCGCATTTGCAAAAGGTGCTTGGTCCTCCGTGACCCGCTGCTGATTCACTTCATCCAACCGATCCCTTGGAATAAACACCTCGCCCCGGACTTCCAAAACAGTTGGCATCGCCCTGATTGATGTCAATCTTAATGGAATCGTGCGGAGGGTGCGTAGATTCGCTGTCACATCTTCCCCATACTCTCCATCCCCTCGTGTGGCACCGCGTACCAATCTACCGTTTTCATAGAGCAGGGCAACCCCCAAGCCATCAATTTTTAACTCGGTCACATACCCAACCGACTGGTCAGGTAGCGCCTTCCGTACACGCTGATCAAAATCGTATAGTTCTTCAGGGCTGTACGTGTTATCAAGGCTCAACATCTGCCCACGATGGGGGACACTAGTGCCAAGCGCCGTTTCACCGCCGACCCGCTGTGTCGGTGAGTCAGGCGTAATAAGCTCAGGATGCGTTGCTTCAAGGCGATCCAACTCTTTCATCAACTGATCATATGCCTCATCTGAAATCTCCGGCTGATCGTCGATGAAATACTTACGTTCATGGTAGCAGATCTGTTCCCGTAGTGTCTCAACCTGATTTTGGATAGAATCGTTTGGCATATCCTTACGCAAAATTTGCAGTTACCAGTATTATTAGACCGAATGCCCTTGTATCCCTGTCCAAGTGGAGAACTCACGTCTTACCTGAGATCCGCGTTGATTCCATCAAGTCATAGAAGGAATTCTACGTTGAAAAGTTGCCAGAAAACTATTTTCCAGACCAAGGCCTCTTTGCGGAAATCTATTTTGCAATCAACAAGAATCTCTCTTTTGTTGGGTCGTGGACCCTCTTCGCTGATAATGTGTAAGGTAAAGCGTGCGGACGCCTGCCGTGAATTAGTCACATCCACGTCAATTTCTTTGAACTGAAATTGGAGCGCATCATACTTCTCAAACACTACGATAATTGTTTGACTAACATCATCGAATTTTGCGGGAATAACACCTGTTGCTAAACCAAGGAGCGTGGTGGGATCATCTGATGCAACGTACGATTCCGAAAAGAGTTCTTGGATTGTTCCCAATTTTCTTATATCCAACGATTCAATTAGCGCTGAGAAACGCTCCAATAACTGAGTAATCTCCATTTTCGGATCCGTTGCAGGCATAAGTCGGATGTTGAGTCCAACGCGGTCGGTCCTAAGCTGAAAGTTTTCTGTTCTAGGCTGATAATCCGTTGCAATAATCATTAAACTGAGATCCCCAGAATAGGGAATACCTATAAAATTGTATTTACCGTCTGCTTCGGTTATTATTGTCTCACCTAATAGCTTGACAGTTGCGCCCGGAATCGGGTTCCGTGTTGTGCCATCGGTAATAATACCTGAAACCGCTCCAAACTTCGGGTCGAGAGAGATATTTAATTCTACATTTTCAGTCCTAAGCTTAAATGGCTTCATTTTGGGTTGGTGATTAATGCCCATGACCACTAAC
The window above is part of the Candidatus Poribacteria bacterium genome. Proteins encoded here:
- a CDS encoding DUF5615 family PIN-like protein — encoded protein: MKFKLNENFGTRTLRIFRDAGHDVATVREEELQGSSDLRIYEACRSEDRCLVTLDLDFADVTRFPPEQTAGIAVIRVPQNPSLSLLEQLIRQFMTALTQTQINHQLWIIEIGRLCIHQTD
- the ligA gene encoding NAD-dependent DNA ligase LigA → MPNDSIQNQVETLREQICYHERKYFIDDQPEISDEAYDQLMKELDRLEATHPELITPDSPTQRVGGETALGTSVPHRGQMLSLDNTYSPEELYDFDQRVRKALPDQSVGYVTELKIDGLGVALLYENGRLVRGATRGDGEYGEDVTANLRTLRTIPLRLTSIRAMPTVLEVRGEVFIPRDRLDEVNQQRVTEDQAPFANARNAAAGSVRLLDSTITASRPLDIFIYSLGYAEGIEITKHTEALALLADMGFKMNPYTEAHSSIEAVIAYCHQWTADRETVPYDTDGIVVKVDSLQQQETLGTTAKSPRWAIACKFPARQVTTQIEAIEVQVGRTGVLTPVAILSPVQLAGATITHATLHNEQELIRKDVRVGDTVFLERSGDVIPKIITVLTDQRKGDEKAFRLPDHCPVCETSVQRSEDEAAIRCVNVACSAQLKRRIEHFASRNALNIDGLGPAIVEQLVGVGLIHDVADLYTLKQGNLVSLERMGEKSAENLINAIEGSRSIPVAKVLFGLGIHHVGANVAELLIDHFSSIDALADASLEDIESIHGIGPQIAESILHFFSQPRVQEFLKRLKDAGLQWAAESSELAETSDSIFAGKTVVLTGSLSTMTRSEASDKIKEKGGKVSSSVSQKTDYLIAGESPGAKYDRATQLDVPILTEQEFTQKLSS
- a CDS encoding carboxypeptidase regulatory-like domain-containing protein, encoding MGINHQPKMKPFKLRTENVELNISLDPKFGAVSGIITDGTTRNPIPGATVKLLGETIITEADGKYNFIGIPYSGDLSLMIIATDYQPRTENFQLRTDRVGLNIRLMPATDPKMEITQLLERFSALIESLDIRKLGTIQELFSESYVASDDPTTLLGLATGVIPAKFDDVSQTIIVVFEKYDALQFQFKEIDVDVTNSRQASARFTLHIISEEGPRPNKREILVDCKIDFRKEALVWKIVFWQLFNVEFLL